The genomic stretch CAGTGATGATTAATAAGTGTAATACTTGTTCAGCAATTGAATTGCTAATAACAGAGGTGAGGAGAGGAGGCGATTGCTACCTGCCGCTGTGCCCAGACAGTTCTCCTTTTCTTTAGCTAGCTGGAAAACCTGCAGCCCGAGATTAAGGAACTCGCCAAGCGCCTTCGCTATGAAGTTTCAGTGCGTGGAAAGCAGCTGGGGTGGTCTGAAAAGGTGGCCAGGTACGAGGGGGACTGTACACACCTCCTGAATCCCTTCCGGAATGAGGCTTGGCAGGAAGGAAGATCCCACAAACAACACTTTTACAGGAAGATTCTGCCGTTGCCCAAAGCTtagattttctttcccctcctaCAATTTATTTATCCTATTCCCTTTCAGGCATTACGCATTTCAAAGctctgaacttttgttttcctctccgAAAGGTTCCACTTCGCGAAGAACATGCGGAGGATTGTTACGGAGCTGTACGTCCGGGACAACTGCCACCCCTTCAAAGCCaccctgctgctgtgggtgcAGGTCCCCATGTGGGTGTGCGTGTCCCTGGCTCTGCGCAACTGCAGCCTCGGTGCCCTGGGCTCAGCAGGTGCTGCATCTGGACACATCTGTCTTCTCTCATTGTCCTTTTTATTCACTCACTGCTTTCACAGACACCTTGCTGGTTAAAGACCACAATGTCCTGAGCTTGCTGTACAAGCTGACATAAAAACAGTCAGCTACTAAGGTTTTAAACTTAATATAGTTCGAACTTAATCTAATtaattaatataaataatagatAATAATATCATTTGAAATTAGTTTTAAACTTAATGTAGTCTGATAATCCTACTTAGCAAGTAATATTACACATGCCGCAGCACACTCACTGTTagtctgtgtttttttctttcatgggaAATACTGTAGGCAAGGTGAATGTgtgagggttttttaaattaaaaaaaattatataccGATTTTTTAGACAAGAGTTTACAGTTTGTTCTTTTAAGCAAGAATGTAGCTAGTTATAAAGTtattaagaaaaatacagtattttcaaAATCAGGAAATAAACACTGTAAGTAACTGTAACTGTAAGTTACTGCattcttatttttctcattGACTTGTAAAATATTTGAGATCAAAGTAGTTTTTAATCACAGATTTACCTTTCAGTGGCTGTCATGAGCTAAGCTGGGTCTCAGCTTGTATCTTCCACTTTTCATACTCAGATTGGTAGCAGAGTGTTTAACCAAGGATTTCTGCTTTAATCATATTTCTCATGTGGATAAAACATACCTAGAAACTGGGGTGCATGATTTAACACATGGTACAGTTCTGGCTCACTTGAGACAGCAAATTATACtgaattctgtattttcttgaAATGTTTCCTATAGTACAAGAGCAGTTTTCATCAGGAGGAGCACTGTGGTTTACAGACCTCACAGCACCCGATTCCACGTGGATTTTGCCCGTTTCCCTGGGGCTGGTGAATTTGCTGGTGGTAGAGGTACGTTGGTGGAATAAACCAACAGTGGTGACTGCAAAGGGCTAACACATAAAGGTGGCTGCAGATTATCACTGCTTTAAATGCGCTGGGCAGAAGTGAAAAATAATCTGTTTGCTCTGTGTATTTTAATGCGTAGGTGTCTTGTTCAGAGACCTCAAAAGTCTGATGTGACATGTCTCAGATCTACTTGAGCTTCAGTAATATTTACTCTCGATTAAAGTTTCTTTTAGAATGCTGCTCTAATGAGCTTTCTGGGTGTTAATCTTCAGTCTGGTCATTTCAAAAAGACATTGTTTATACCTATGAGTTTCTCCTCTTTCAGATCTTTGCTTCCCAAAAACACCCGCAAGTTTCCCGGTTCCAGAAGCTTGTTACGAACTTCTTCCGCGTGGTGTCTGTGGTGATGATCCCTATTGCTGCCACGGTGCCCTCCGTAAGTACCGAGGTGACCTCTGGGACGTCACCTGTGGCTGGTCTGGTCGGTGCTTAAAGGACAGCCCGAGTGCCTCGTGTGTTTcctattgctgctgctgctgctgtgtgcttGAAAACAAATCAGATGTTTTGTCTATATGTATGTTTAAATCTTGATGCCTTTGGAATATTTTTGTTCAAGAGGGAAGACTTTGCAGCCTTGAAAGGACTTAATGTCCTTCATGTAGTctgaaaaaggagaggaaaacttATGTAAAGACACGTAGGCAAATGTTTGTTAAGTGGAAACCAGTGTAGTTCTTAAATTAGGAACTTTTCCACATCTTTCTTCAAACACTTCTCAtttttaccaggttttctactGCAGAGTATTCTTAGCAAAAACAAAGTGTCTGGTTGTTTGGCTCATTCAATTATAGTTTCAAATACAGAAGTTGAAGCAAGTTTAATATGAATTAATTTAAGACCTGTTAAGCCTCAGTGTAGATGACACTTTTCCCCCGAGGAGTTCAGAGACAGACAGTTACATTTCACGTGGAAGCCATTATTGCAAATGAGAGGAGGAGTGTTTTAGGTGAGTTATTTTTGTCAATACCTGGGAGTACCCCACAGCTGTGGTT from Aphelocoma coerulescens isolate FSJ_1873_10779 chromosome 4, UR_Acoe_1.0, whole genome shotgun sequence encodes the following:
- the COX18 gene encoding cytochrome c oxidase assembly protein COX18, mitochondrial isoform X1, giving the protein MWRLARAGARAPPALAVAAAAAAAPGGPEGWYEWAARSAPVHWAEGGLAALQEATGLPCWAAIACGAAVLRTAVTLPLAAHQGRLLAKLENLQPEIKELAKRLRYEVSVRGKQLGWSEKVARFHFAKNMRRIVTELYVRDNCHPFKATLLLWVQVPMWVCVSLALRNCSLGALGSAVQEQFSSGGALWFTDLTAPDSTWILPVSLGLVNLLVVEIFASQKHPQVSRFQKLVTNFFRVVSVVMIPIAATVPSSMALYWLSSSLVGLSHNLLLRSPTFRRLCCIPRTKSDSDTPYRDIVAALAAKYSFKK
- the COX18 gene encoding cytochrome c oxidase assembly protein COX18, mitochondrial isoform X2 translates to MRRIVTELYVRDNCHPFKATLLLWVQVPMWVCVSLALRNCSLGALGSAVQEQFSSGGALWFTDLTAPDSTWILPVSLGLVNLLVVEIFASQKHPQVSRFQKLVTNFFRVVSVVMIPIAATVPSSMALYWLSSSLVGLSHNLLLRSPTFRRLCCIPRTKSDSDTPYRDIVAALAAKYSFKK